One genomic window of Phoenix dactylifera cultivar Barhee BC4 chromosome 6, palm_55x_up_171113_PBpolish2nd_filt_p, whole genome shotgun sequence includes the following:
- the LOC103697906 gene encoding beta-1,3-galactosyltransferase 7-like isoform X1: protein MKTRSIGSERKVGLRWILILCIMSFGFGMLFTDRFWANPDLNNQIISRQRRQEQELQIISENCATKRKPGQDKDIMGEVTRTHEAIQSLDKTISTLQMELAAKRSLQELLGMDHSPSISASSQVKKKAFVVIGINTAFSSRKRRDSIRETWMPQGEKLQQLEREKGIVIRFMIGHSATSNSILDKAIHSEEAQHNDILRLEHVEGYHELSTKTKIFFSTAVAIWDADFYVKVDDDVHVNLGMLATTLARHRSKPRTYIGCMKSGPVLSNKNVKYHEPEFWKFGEEGNKYFRHATGQIYAISKDLATYITINQPILHKYANEDVSLGAWFIGLDVEHIDERNMCCKTPPDCEGKARAGNVCIASFDWSCSGICKSVERIKDVHAKCGEGDGAVWNAFF from the exons atgaAGACCAGGAGCATTGGCAGCGAGAGGAAAGTGGGTTTGAGATGGATTCTTATTCTCTGCATCATGAGCTTCGGCTTTGGAATGCTGTTCACAGACAG GTTTTGGGCTAATCCAGATTTGAACAATCAGATCATTTCGAGGCAGCGACGGCAGGAACAAGAGCTTCAAATCATTTCTGAGAATTGTGCGACCAAGCGG AAGCCTGGGCAAGACAAGGATATTATGGGGGAGGTCACCAGGACCCATGAGGCTATACA ATCTTTGGACAAGACGATCTCTACGCTGCAGATGGAGCTGGCCGCCAAGCGGAGTTTGCAAGAGTTGCTTGGCATGGATCATTCACCGTCAATCTCAGCATCCAGCCAGGTGAAGAAGAAGGCCTTTGTTGTGATTGGGATCAATACTGCATTTAGCAGCAGGAAGAGACGGGACTCAATCAGAGAGACATGGATGCCTCAAG GTGAGAAGCTTCAACAGCTAGAACGTGAGAAGGGAATTGTTATCCGATTCATGATTGGTCACAG TGCTACATCCAACAGTATTTTAGATAAAGCTATACACTCAGAGGAGGCTCAGCATAATGATATTCTGCGGCTG GAGCATGTCGAAGGGTACCATGAACTATCTACgaaaacaaaaatattcttttccACTGCAGTTGCAATATGGGATGCTGACTTTTATGTCAAGGTGGATGATGATGTTCATGTAAATCTAG GTATGTTAGCCACAACTCTTGCTCGACACAGATCAAAACCGAGAACCTACATTGGGTGTATGAAGTCTGGGCCGGTTCTCTCTAATAA GAATGTGAAATATCATGAACCTGAATTCTGGAAATTTGGAGAGGAAGGGAACAAGTACTTCCGCCATGCTACAGGGCAGATTTATGCTATATCGAAGGATTTGGCTACATACATCACAATCAACCA GCCTATATTGCACAAATATGCCAATGAGGATGTATCATTAGGAGCTTGGTTTATTGGACTGGATGTGGAGCACATTGATGAGAGGAACATGTGCTGTAAAACTCCACCAG ACTGTGAGGGGAAAGCGCGGGCTGGAAATGTATGCATTGCATCATTTGACTGGAGTTGCAGTGGGATATGCAAATCAGTGGAGAGGATAAAGGATGTCCATGCTAAGTGTGGTGAAGGAGATGGTGCTGTTTGGAATGCTTTTTTCTGA
- the LOC103697906 gene encoding beta-1,3-galactosyltransferase 7-like isoform X2 codes for MKTRSIGSERKVGLRWILILCIMSFGFGMLFTDRFWANPDLNNQIISRQRRQEQELQIISENCATKRPGQDKDIMGEVTRTHEAIQSLDKTISTLQMELAAKRSLQELLGMDHSPSISASSQVKKKAFVVIGINTAFSSRKRRDSIRETWMPQGEKLQQLEREKGIVIRFMIGHSATSNSILDKAIHSEEAQHNDILRLEHVEGYHELSTKTKIFFSTAVAIWDADFYVKVDDDVHVNLGMLATTLARHRSKPRTYIGCMKSGPVLSNKNVKYHEPEFWKFGEEGNKYFRHATGQIYAISKDLATYITINQPILHKYANEDVSLGAWFIGLDVEHIDERNMCCKTPPDCEGKARAGNVCIASFDWSCSGICKSVERIKDVHAKCGEGDGAVWNAFF; via the exons atgaAGACCAGGAGCATTGGCAGCGAGAGGAAAGTGGGTTTGAGATGGATTCTTATTCTCTGCATCATGAGCTTCGGCTTTGGAATGCTGTTCACAGACAG GTTTTGGGCTAATCCAGATTTGAACAATCAGATCATTTCGAGGCAGCGACGGCAGGAACAAGAGCTTCAAATCATTTCTGAGAATTGTGCGACCAAGCGG CCTGGGCAAGACAAGGATATTATGGGGGAGGTCACCAGGACCCATGAGGCTATACA ATCTTTGGACAAGACGATCTCTACGCTGCAGATGGAGCTGGCCGCCAAGCGGAGTTTGCAAGAGTTGCTTGGCATGGATCATTCACCGTCAATCTCAGCATCCAGCCAGGTGAAGAAGAAGGCCTTTGTTGTGATTGGGATCAATACTGCATTTAGCAGCAGGAAGAGACGGGACTCAATCAGAGAGACATGGATGCCTCAAG GTGAGAAGCTTCAACAGCTAGAACGTGAGAAGGGAATTGTTATCCGATTCATGATTGGTCACAG TGCTACATCCAACAGTATTTTAGATAAAGCTATACACTCAGAGGAGGCTCAGCATAATGATATTCTGCGGCTG GAGCATGTCGAAGGGTACCATGAACTATCTACgaaaacaaaaatattcttttccACTGCAGTTGCAATATGGGATGCTGACTTTTATGTCAAGGTGGATGATGATGTTCATGTAAATCTAG GTATGTTAGCCACAACTCTTGCTCGACACAGATCAAAACCGAGAACCTACATTGGGTGTATGAAGTCTGGGCCGGTTCTCTCTAATAA GAATGTGAAATATCATGAACCTGAATTCTGGAAATTTGGAGAGGAAGGGAACAAGTACTTCCGCCATGCTACAGGGCAGATTTATGCTATATCGAAGGATTTGGCTACATACATCACAATCAACCA GCCTATATTGCACAAATATGCCAATGAGGATGTATCATTAGGAGCTTGGTTTATTGGACTGGATGTGGAGCACATTGATGAGAGGAACATGTGCTGTAAAACTCCACCAG ACTGTGAGGGGAAAGCGCGGGCTGGAAATGTATGCATTGCATCATTTGACTGGAGTTGCAGTGGGATATGCAAATCAGTGGAGAGGATAAAGGATGTCCATGCTAAGTGTGGTGAAGGAGATGGTGCTGTTTGGAATGCTTTTTTCTGA